In Antechinus flavipes isolate AdamAnt ecotype Samford, QLD, Australia chromosome 6, AdamAnt_v2, whole genome shotgun sequence, the sequence tctgtttccacatttataaaataagctggagaaggaatggcaaaccattctggtgtctttgccaagaaaaccccaaatggggtcaggaagagttaaGCATCACTGCaaaccactgaacaacaacaacaaatatagcCCATTATACATGGTGTATCACTTGAGATTTTATTTCCTGTTGTTTGTCTTGAAGCACTTCCTATAGGTTAATAAGAAAGAGGATGGAATAATGGaaagatcattaaaaataaaggtCCTGGAATCAATCAGAGTACCTGTGTTCAAAAGTAGTCTCCACCACCTTTGAGGTATGGGAGCTAGAAGTCACTGGATTGCACTGAAGATGATCATCATAATCTTCATTTACTGCACAAAATTGTGGACATCAAGTGGAGATAATGTgcataaatttaattattaaaaaaaaccattctgtcaatataaagtaattattaaataaaaattaaaaaaaaaaaccttaatgtGGTTTACAATGAAGAGCTATTGTGATCTAACAGGAGGGTTGTTTCAGTCCAGCAAAGAGGTCAATttcagtagaaaaataaaatactttggcaTTCTATAAGCAAAATAaccagttttacttttttttttttaacagctctGCTTCTCTAACAAAGATATCTAATGTCACATTGTGATACAGGGAAGtgacatttgttttttgttttttaaagttatgcTAATTGATGCACTGGAGAGTTCTACTTAACTGAAGCTGTCATGTATGTGGCTGGTAATGAACTCAAACTATTCTGATACCAGCCCAACTAAGGGCAGAGAGGCTCTATACAAGGTTggctgaaatatgatatttttcaGTCACAGTGGCTCTAAAAgtgattgactgattcttggaAAGGTCAAAATCTgaataaatggaggaaataaGCCACACTGAGGAATAAGATCTTTGGAAATTTAAGTATGTTGGtgttccctctttctctcctgaTCTTCTCCTTCCATGATcgaattcaatttaatttgacaagcatttattaaacaaccactattatttttcaaaaattgggtttcaaattctctccctctctcctgacCCTTCCCCACCTttggagaaggcaagaaatatatcaATTGTACATGTGAGATTACACATAAGATTTCCATATTATTAGCCATGttgccacaacaacaacaaccaaaaaaagcaagaaaaataaaggggaaaaatacctAAATCTGCACTCAAGACTCCATTGagatgggtagcatttttcatcctgaatCTTTCGGAATTCTTTTGGATCATAATATTGATAAGAATtgataagaataagaaagaaaaagtcttttacaGTTGATTATTCTAACAATcctgctattactgtatacagtgttattctggttttgttcattattgctttgcatcagttcatgtaagtaacTTCATGttacttcccaggtttttctgaaatcatcaccTTTAACACTTTTTTTAATACAATAGGATTCCAACAttatcatataccacaaattattaagccattccccagttaatgtccaattctttgccaccacaaagaagtAACAACTCTTTCCAAAGTGTTGTCTTAAACattgaagaaagaggaaaggagggagagagagggagggagggagggagagcaagatggaaggaggggggaaagagagaaagagagggggggaagggaaagaaaaagagggagggagtgagagatGTTGCCTTCAAGGTTTGCATTCCAATAGGGGAATATGACCTGtactcaaataaaaatgatacatGCTGAGAAGTAAATGGGTACAGGAGAGGGATCAAAACCATGTGCTGAAGAAAACTTTGGTGGGATAAGGGGGAAGAACATTTTTAGTTATAAGAAATGGAGATCAAGAAAGCTTTAAAGAGAAGGTAGCACCTACCTTGAGTCTTAAAGATAAAGCTTctgaaaggcagagatgaggacaGTGTATTTCAGAAGTAGGAGGCAGTTTTTACAAACGCACTGAGCTACAATGGGGTATACAatgcttgggggaaagggagtGGACTATTTTGGTTGGGATGTAGATGCCATATGAAGTTGATATGAAGTTGAAAAGTGAATTGGAGTTAGACTGTGGAGGGCATTACATGCCAGGCTGAGGACATTGTATTGATTCCTATAGGGAAAAGGAGGCAGTAAAATTTTGAGGAGAAATCACATGGTCAGATTGATGACTTAAGAGGACTATTGTGGCAGGTATGAGGAAGGAAGATTTGAATAAGAGACGAAGTGAAAACAGAAGTGAGGAGTCTGTTCTAACACTCTGAAAGAACATGAACTGAAATAGAATTGTGAGTtcatgaatggagagaaggggacagatgtGAGGGGCACTGTAAAAGCAAAATTGACAAGTACTGGCAGGTGATTGGAGGGGGGTGAGAGAGAGGACAAATTCAGGGATGCCGCAGGTAGAGTGAACTAGTAAAATGATAGCATACAAAACGCCTACGTACACAAAGGGACAGTGTCGGGAGAAGGGGCCAGTTTAGAGTGAAAGCTGATGAATTTGGTTTAGGACATGTTGATTTTGTGGCTCTGGTGTGACATTTCAATGAAGGGATCATGTTATTAAAATTTAAGAGAGAGGTTATAGTTGAATATATGAATTTGGGAGTCATCCCCATTGAGGTAAAAGTTGAATCTTTGGGagaagatcagatcaaaaaggcagGGAAGCACATGAAGAAAGAATGGCCTTGCTCTTTTATGCCTGTTAATGTCCAAACTATTTTTCTCTGTTGAAATATTATCTATTCTTCAGGATCCAGCCCAACACTATCTCAATCTCAAAATCTTCCCTGATCCCTTCTGTTGGacttaattctctttttccttactttttgGAGAGTACATCTCTCTTGTGCACTTATCATATTCTTGAATTTCAATTATCTGAATGTGTCATATTTCTCTGACTGGATTGTCAGTTGCATAAGAATCAATGTCTTATCTAAAgcttgtttcttttccttatctgtgTTCTGAATCTAGTTGCTACttaataggaattttaaaaattgaatcaaattgaatttgtTTAATTACATAACCctccaatatatatattaacataatcttataatagaaataatagttcATACTTATACAATGCTTTTTGATTTAAAACCCACTTCACTCATGACAATCCTGTGAGCTGGTTGGTGTGTTATAGGAAGTATGAGTAGCATCCACATGGGTCTTTCTGTACTTGGAGTTCCATCAGTGCAGGGACTTGAAGAGTGAATGGTCAAAGCTGTTTGGGGGCAGTGGGCTGGAAAGTGTTCCCTGAGCAAAATTTTGTTTGAGGGTCTGGAATTTAACCTTGCTGTTAAAAGCTCTTATCATTAAAATTGTAATAACATTTCACTTCTATTTATTAATCTGTGGTTAcaaggaatttatatatatattgaaacgTATAcagatagatattatttttcaaaataaccaACCAGCTAGTTAAGGAAGGTATTATTGCTTCCATCTTGCTTCCATCTCACGGAACTTTGTTAACATTCAGGGACTCTTCTAAAGGAATACTTATTGCTAGAAAGCAATGGAAAAGGATGCTTCTAAGTCCATTGCTATGAGGTAATTGTGTTTCTGTGGCCTCCGTGCTTTAGAATACTACTTAAGAATATTCTTTGGGAGTAAGGCGCTTGGCCCTTTTAAATTTTGCCCCCAATATATCCAGTGGGAGGAGTTGTCAACATCCTGGGTGACTGAAAGAACAAGACAGCTTGGACAGGAGTGCTCCAAAGAGCTTTATTTTGAGGGTGAACCGGGGGTCCCTCCGTCAATGTGTGGCTTTGGGTAACATGAAGGTTTGTTTTGGGTGACCTCTCGTATTCTTGCTGGCTTTTAATCtaagaaaatatgatttatttcctACGAATAAAATCGAAAGTGTCAGTGGCAGTCCAAACTTTGCAGAGATACCCATAGAGAGAGATCCCTCCTGTGTGCGCGGGATCTCCTCCACAGAGAATTGAGGGGAAAGAATAGCAAGGAACTGCACGGGGTGAGAAATTGCGGCCTGCTCGCGGCTTGCGTCTGTCCAGGAAAGCAGAGGCCAGCCTTGGTCCCTCCGCCGCAGACTGGCGTCGGGTAAACAGCAAGCACTTAGTTGGTTGGGGAGTGGGGATGAGAACTGTGGCAGCCCGGACGGCTTTAGTCCTTCTTTTTAATGCGGGACTTGACTTTGCAGAAAAACGTGCACATTTGCATATCGCTTTTCTTAGCCGGAATGTCACTTTAGGGACTTAAGGAGTGCACTCTATCCCGATCCCTTATGCAGGCTTCCCCAGAACAGGGACGGATTTAAAAGTGAGCACTGCACTCGCACCCCCCGAAGGAGACAAAGGGAGACCCCAGCCGCAGCGGGGAAGGTGGCGATTCCCCCACACAAAGGCAGCCTCGGGCACAAAGGAGAGGGAGCCGGTGTGCGGAGGGGAAGGCGGccgctcccctcccctcccccacgccGCGCCGCAGCCGGCCGGGCCCATGCGCCGGCTGCGTGTACCTGCCCGTGCGCCGGGGCGTGCAGATGCACGAGGGAGCCGGCGCCCTCCATGTGCGCGCGCCACGGAGCGCCTTTGTGCGAGGCGGCCGGCCCGGAGAGCCCACGTTGAGGGGGGATGGCTGGCGGGGAGCGGCACACCTTGGCTTTCGGAGCCGGCCCCCCGCCCCCGCCGGCCCGCGCGCTCCCGCGGCCCTGGCCCCGCACTTCGCCCCCACCCGCGCCCACCGCGGCTCCCTCGGGGCCAGCCCGAGGATGTCCGGGGTCCCTTTCAGGTGCTCACGTTGCTCACCTGGGGAAGCGCAGCGGCAGCAGGCCTGGGCTGCCCCACTTTTTCCCAGCCCCAGGGCCTCGACAGTCTCACGGGGCCCGGCACTGGACTCGCCCCTTTCAGCGGAGGCTGGAGGCccgggcggggggcggggggaggcgAGAAGGGCGGGGGGATGCAGCCAACGGCCCAAAGAGGGGGCGGAGTCTCCCCGTGGCCCGCGACCGCATTGGCTGCGGGAGGCGAGGGGTGGGGCCAACTCGGCACAAAATAGCCTGCGCGCTGGGAGACAGCCGCCACAAACTCTGCCCCTAAGCTTGAGCTTTCGAGCAGCGTTTAGTGGCTACAACCCCTTGCAGAGCTCCGGGagctgccgccgccgccggccGCTGcgccttcctccttccccagccAGTCCTGCCCGCCGGCTCGGTCCAGCCCTCCCCGGCCGGGGCGATGCGCCTGATCCAGAACATGTGCACCATCGCCGAATACCCTACTccgggcagcagcggcagcgcCGCCGCCGCCTCCATCGACTGCTGCCTGGGCGCGGTGTCGGGCCGCCGCCTCGTCAAGATCGCCGTCGTGGGGGCCAGCGGAGTCGGCAAGACCGGTGAGTCTCGTCCCCCGCCCCCCGGCTGCCTCTGCTCTTACCCACCCCCGGCAGGGCAGCGCTCTTCTGGCCGGGCCCGCTGACCCCCGGCTGCCTCTGCTCTTACCCACCCCCGGCAGGGCAGCGCTCTTCTGGCCGGCCCCGCCGACCCCCGGCTGCCTCTGCTCTTACCCACCCCGGCAGGGCAGCGCTCTTCTGGCCGGGCCCGCTGACCCCCGGCTGCCTCTGCTCTTACCCACCCCCGGCAGGGCAGCGCTCTTCTGGCCGGGCCCGGCCGACCCCCGGCTGCGGGTTGGGAATTTGAAGGGTTGCAGATCTCCCACGCCCCTCATCCCGTCTCGGATTTCTCCTGGCCGGGCAGCCAGTCACCTGGGGCACCGCCGAAGCTGCTTTCCCGGTCCTGTCTGAAACGTGGGCACTACTTACCTGCCCAGAGGCAGAGGGCTGCTCTAGACGCCCGTCCTGCTCCAGGAGCGGATCCTTGGCGGCTCCTCCTTCTCCCGTTGGGGTTCTGGTCAGGGACCGGGGTCAACGACCTTGCAGCCTTAGTGTGGAAACGGCATTTCCCTTGGCTTCTGGCCCGCTCCCCGGGGAAGCTATTTGCAGAGCTGGGCTCCGGCccaggtggggagggggagagacccTCTCTGCCCGCCTGCGTTCCGAGGCTTAACCGAggtccccttttcttctctgaccCTCAGCACTGGTGGTACGATTCCTGACTAAACGGTTCATTGGCGACTATGAAAGAAATGCAGGTGAGCATCTCGAAAAAGGTCCTCCTCTCCTGGGGGGAGAAGGCTGGGTTTGGTGCCATTATTGTGATGGGCTGAGCAGGGCCTCCAAAAACAGGCAGGCAGACAATTGGGACTCCCAGCTCTTCCCAAATTTTGCTtccctctcccccgccccccaaaCCCCTACCATCTGGCCTCATTCCATCCTGCCCTCATTCATCATTTTACCCCAAAAAGGATTCTTTCCTTGGTATGTTTTAACCATTGGAGTCTCAGTAGGAAGTAGCCTTTGAACTCAGGCTCAGTCTCCGAAACACTCTTGCTAGAGCCATAAAAAGATAGCCTGGCTCTACCCCCTGGAGTGCTAGCTTTCAGATTTGACCTTTTCAAACACAGAGCAAAGCAGTTATAAACTTAAACCTCCCTCTTTCCCAAGTGTGTgtctaagaggaaaaaataagtggTACTCTGACTTTTTTGTTCTTGAGGAGCTAGTCTGAATAATTGTGAGAGAGCACACACTTGAAAATCCTTGTTATTAGGaactagattatttaatttatatatatggtaGAAATCTTGAGGTGAACATGGGAAAGTCCTATGGGTAATTACTATGCCAAGTAAGCTGTAAGCTTGTAGCTTACTGTGGTTTTGGTCATTGCTACTATAACTGGATTAAGTGCCACTATAAGTGAATCCACATTAGTGGATGGTGGGGGGTTGTGCTTTTAACTATCCAACTAACCTGTTTTGAGGTCAGATCTGTCAAGGGGTGATCcagaactgggggggggggaagacacAGGGAAAGGAGCATTCAACTTGATTTACTTGGTTTTAGAAGGACCAGGAGTCAAGTTTTctgccacttattagctgtgtcatcATAGGCCAGCCAGAGTCTtgttaaacctcagtttcttcatctgtaaagagaaTGATTTCTTAAGGCCTCTGCTTACTCtgatattctttgattttatgatttcCAGCATGGAAACAGACATAAGGAAATGCTTGTCCATATATAGAAATAGAGTTTGGGAAGAGGTCAATCTTCTAAAAACAAATGAGTTTCCTGTCATAAAAAAAGACCCTATAAATATCATGCAGtattcttttgttaaatattggcAGAACGCTTTGGTTTTCAGTTGATGATGATGAAcccttttcaattaaaaaaaaaaaaaacccttataagCCCATTAGTAAGATTTTAAAGTACTGGAGCTTTAGGCAGATAGGTTTATTTtgtttgagtgtgtgtgtctgtttgaATGCAGTGCTTTGAGAACCCTCTCAATGAGAGACAaataacctttttcttttcttttccccttgaaTAGGTAACCTTTATACCAGACAAGTCCAAATAGAGGGAGAAACACTGGCGATTCAGGTTCAAGATACACCAGGAGTCCAGGTGAGAACCTTATATATAGTTTCATAGACACTAtccatttgtttatattttacatCAAAATGTCATTGCCCTTCCTTTAGCTAGAGCCAGCAGAGGAGAGGTTATGAGCTAATGGAACGTTGAGAGGATGTCTTTAGCAGCTGATCAGTCACTGCCTGAGAAATTCTGGGGTACAGAATCCCCCCTCCTTTTACCTGTTACAGGAAAGGAGAAGTCTAGTGcccaaaaagggggaaagggatttATTCTCGTAGCTGAAAACTTTAGCTTTATGGTTGCATTCACCACGACTTAAGAGTCAGTTTTATATTGTGGAAAGTTAGTCTGTGGACAAAAGAACCATACTAGTGATATAGTGgggctttttttcctcctctcactTGAACTGGGCAGTTATCCAGGTTTAAATGCTTCCAGCTCATATCTTCACTTCCCCAGACTTACTGTCTAGCCAGCTAATTTCCCATTTTGTGAAACTACAAAGTCTCTCTGCGTGTAGTACTATGCAGGTCAATTTTCCACTTGAGTGTAGTGAGCTGCAGAGTTTTATTTATTCCACCTTCTTGCAGCTGGATCAACATATTCTTAAGAAAGCCAAAATGTGCGGGAATGCAATTTGTATTTATGGCCCTTGGTGGTGTGAGTCCAGAGCGCTCTCCTGACTTAGACTAAGCTAACCAGACTGGGAGTTTTTCCTGTCTCCATGAATTCACTCCAtgatccttctctttttttctttcagatccaCGAACAAGGGTTGAGCTGCAATGAACAACTGAACAGATGCATCCGCTGGGCTGATGCCGTGGTGATCGTTTTCTCCATCATCGATTACAAGAGCTACGAGCTCATCGGCCAGTTGCACCAGCACGTCCAGCAGTTGCACCCGGGCGCCCGGCTGCCCGTCGTCATCGTGGCGAACAAGGCCGACCTGCTCCACATCAAGCAGGTGGAGCCCCAGCACGGACTGCAGCTAGCGAACATGCTGGGCTGCACGTTTTACGAAGTGTCCGTCAGCGAGAATTACAACGATGTCTACAATGCCTTCCACGTCCTGTGCAAAGAAGTGAGTCACAAACAGCAGGTGACTAGCACCCCAGAGAAGAGGAGAACGTCCCTCATTCCCAGGCCCAAGTCCCCCAATATGCAGGACCTTAAGAGAAGGTTCAAGCAAGCCCTGTCTGCAAAAGTGAGAACTGTCACCTCAGTCTGAGAGCAAAACTTTGGAGAGATTTTGGTCTTCCGAGGAAGTAGTCCTGAAGTTCCCATCCCAGAGCATGGAATTCTGGTACTTCAGGGTCTGCGGAAGGGCTGAACCTGACGGTCCTTCTGAACTGCTGCAGAAAGGGAAGAGCCCTTTTCTTAGCAGGAAGAACCGAGGAGCCATGAAAAAGCCCGAGAAGTGGTTCTAGCATGTGACCAGCTGGATGAGTGCTGTCCCAAAGGGTTGGGCCTCTCTGAACCAGTGAAATAATCTGTGTTGTCTTTCCTTGTGGGGTGTGAGTGCTGTAGTGTATGTCTACACCTGCCTCCTTTGTAAAGAAGCTAGTCAATTGTAGTTTCACAGGAAAAGTACAGAAACGCCGTGATTTACAATGAGACTAGAGGAAGTTCTCATCCCCTCATCCCTGTCCCACAAGACTTTTAAGTTGCTAGTGCTGAAGCACAAACAATTATTTGCAAGATGCCGTTCTAAGTTAGGGGGCAACCAGATTCCTTCGTGGATAAGGAGCAAAATGTTTCCCATGAATAAATAGCCCTGTTGTGTTTCTGGCCTCTAAACTTTCTGTACGACCAACACAGACATTTGTAAACTtacacaaatgtaaaaaaaatctagTTGATATTTGCTTGAAATACGATGGGTGTGATTCGCCGGGTCCAAAAGATGCTGTGGTTGAGTATGATGCTTCAGCCATGGATGCTTAGTAATTGTTAGTAACTGTCCTATTGTTTCCTTCTGTTTTGACatcaggtgaagaaaaaaagtgGATATCATGTTCATTGATTTTGATGTGATTTGTATAACGGACTCTTGGCGATGAAGTTGGGCTGCCTTCTAGGCTTGGCTGAGCCATGACTGGTGGCTAAATGCTAACGCACCATCTTGCAGCGAGcagatggggatgggggaggtCATACGGTCCCCAAACCTATGGAGATGCACTTTAAAAAGCCACGTGTGCTTTTGCTTAAActgtaattaatttattttgtgtacAATAAAAAGGTCATCTAGATGAACAGACTTTTGCCTTCAGCATCTTTACTTTTTAACACTTCTGCGTCACACACACGCCGTTCGGCAAGAATACATGACAAGTTGCTTGCCAGGTGACACTCTACTACAACCCATCCAACCCTTTCCCTCCAGTTCCCCATGAAAACTTCAGGCAAGTGACAGATGTCTGCCTCCACTTATAAGGCACTAAGACTCAACATTCACCCCACCAAAGTTAGGAAGTCTTTCTGGTCTGGTTGATAAGACTATACACACCTGATCTCGTAGACCAGATTTTTACTGCTCTGTCGTTTGACCAATCGCCTGTTGCTATTCTGAAGCCCTTTCCATTCACACTTTGTCACTAGGGTTTGAATGTTCAAATATTCCAAGTTAGGGTCTGTATCCACCTGGGGGTGGGGGAATCCAGTGCTGCTTGAGGCTCTGCCCTTGGGGTAGTAAGTTAGGGCTTTAGCAAAAACAGATGATGGGCCAGAGGAAAGACAGGTGGTCTAGGGAAAAAATGGTCCCCTCTTGGAATTCGAGACATGGATCCAAATTCTACCTTTGACACATACTAGCACCACATCCCCACTCatgatacaaataaaatgagTCAGGAGAGAGGAAGCTTCCTAGTGGATAGAGGTCTCATTTACTGATCACCTCTGATCCACGTCGGCAGTCTGTCTACCTTTGGGTTGATTAATGATTAATTAGACTTAAGTCTAATACTGTAAGCTACAAATGAATCGTCAATCTGCACGGATGGGGTGACTCTCAACCCTGTTCCCTACACTGAAGAAATCCCATTATTTCAACCACTCCCACCTAAGGAAAAAGGGAGCCATCCTCCATCCCAGTTTCAACAAGTAGGTCTGGTAAGACTGTCGGTTTCCCTACCACTCAT encodes:
- the RASL11B gene encoding ras-like protein family member 11B, which codes for MRLIQNMCTIAEYPTPGSSGSAAAASIDCCLGAVSGRRLVKIAVVGASGVGKTALVVRFLTKRFIGDYERNAGNLYTRQVQIEGETLAIQVQDTPGVQIHEQGLSCNEQLNRCIRWADAVVIVFSIIDYKSYELIGQLHQHVQQLHPGARLPVVIVANKADLLHIKQVEPQHGLQLANMLGCTFYEVSVSENYNDVYNAFHVLCKEVSHKQQVTSTPEKRRTSLIPRPKSPNMQDLKRRFKQALSAKVRTVTSV